A window from Rhinolophus sinicus isolate RSC01 linkage group LG01, ASM3656204v1, whole genome shotgun sequence encodes these proteins:
- the USF3 gene encoding basic helix-loop-helix domain-containing protein USF3 isoform X2, with protein sequence MFPCTEAAEEIKKLRKQLEEIQKENGRYIELLKANDICLYDDPTIHWKGNLKNSKVSVVIPGDQVQKNIIVYSNGSQPGGNSQGTAVQGITFNVGHNLQKQTANVVPVQRTCNLVTPVSISGVYPAENKPWHQTTVSALAANQPVPLCLPATISAQNILELSTSESESSVLGATSGSLIAVPIGPEPHQHRSLHTSLNDQNSSEKNGQESPKLLKKMVPCATSIPSSSSAPATKVTYGGKSCLSTQDFRSDFQTTVVVSVPTTVCSQPPRSAGDSCAVSISKGAGSTSVTAVVAPSAPGGGKTTTPVSGLSANPLDNGWTPSCSLPSSAVSASDLKNINSLTRISSAGNTQTTWTTLQMAGNTIQPLSQTPSSAVTPVLNESGTSPTATHHSRHVATGINLNNSFPADGQPVEQVVVTLPSCPSLPMQPLIAQPQGKSQPPKNILPLNSAMQVIQMAQPVGSTVNAAPANPNVIILQPPSTTPCPTVMRAEVPNQTVGQQIVIIQAANQNPLPLLSAPPPGSVRLPVNGANAIIGSNSVQNVSTPQTFGGKHLVHILPRPSSLSTSNSTQTFSVTMSNQQQPQTISLNGQLFALQPVMSSSGTTNQTPMQIIQPTTSEDPNTNVALNTFGALASLNQSISQMAGQSCVQLSLSQPANPQIAANSQTTPANCVSLTASVASPMTTENSATLPSIYNLVTAPSVNTVACLPNVKSKRLNKKPGVKKHLASSKSACSLNPVRDVGKADGPSTGGSAEPPCDDGLLENPPVVLPSVTMSQAKSVVSVSGSHSLDGLHSESAIPESVSKSKAPGESNSPSQESVTNEHFAVAPTKSKDSTPILQRETSQDKTPTSLALSDAAKSCTSANVLIPSPNDPHILVPQVSGLSSTTSTTSTDCVSEVEIIAEPCRVEQDSSDTVQTTGLFKGQGLTALLSGLAKEKDPQKSLSVQVDHPDFSPENSKMVDSSVDLHPRQELLLMNSDDRDPGQPPSCTPDQEVIHGSLLTSRQSDSPMSTSSGSSRSFSVASMLPETAREDVTSHATVNTCDNCTFTEQTDIVALAARAIFDQENLDKGRAGTQADVREVTSKPSEASSLEGDQPFKTQISKDSGPGQAEATPSEFNSQDSVEATVNRPLEKPSCSVGIKTSNASLQVSTSQPPSITSLSVNNLIHQSSVSHPLVSCAGLPQTTEQTTVPATVNLTVSSSSYGNQPPRPSLMTEYSQEQLNTLSGTIPNPQIQEPLLKPSHESRKDSAKRSVQDDLLLSSAKRQKLCQPAPLRLEGMSLMSQTPDTISDQTQMMVSQMPPNSSNSVAPISTPAHGDGLTRLFPPSNNFVAPALRQTEVQCGSQPSVAEQQQTQASQHLQALQQHVPAQGVSHLHSNHLYLKQQQQQQQQQQQQQQQQQAGQLRERHHLYQLQHHIAHAETSVHSQPHNVHQQRTLQQEVQMQKKRNLVQATQASQLSLQSKHHGTDQSRPKSGQPHPHHQQMQPQMQQHFGSSQPEKSCDNPSTSRNHHNHPQNHLSQDIMHQQQDLGSRQQGSGVSSEHVSGHNPMQRLLTSRGIEQQMVSQPSIVTRPSDMTCTPHRPERNRVSSYSAEALIGKTSSNSEQRMGILIQGSRVSDQLEMRSYIDVPRNKSLAIHNMQGRVDHTVASEIRLSDCQTFKPSGASQQPPGNFEVQSSRNNEIGNPVSSLRSMQSQAFRISQNPGPPPIDRQKRLPYPPVQSIPTGNAVPPRDSENTCHQSFMQSLLAPHLGDQVIGSQRSLSEHQRNTQCGPSPAIEYNCPPTHEGVHIRRETENQNRESCDMSLGAINTRNSTLNIPFSSSSSSGDIQGRNTSPNVSVQKSNPMRITDSHGAKGHMNPPVTTNMHGVARPALPHPSVSHGNADQGPPVRQTNSSVPQRSRHPLQDSSGSKIRQPERNRSGNQRHTNVFDPSLPHLPLSTSGSMILGRQQPTTEKRGSIVRFMPDSPQVPNENSAPDQHTLSQNFGFPFIPEGGMNPPINANTSFIPQVTQPSATRTPALIPVDPQNTLPSFYPPYSPAHPTLSNDISIPYFSNQMFSNPSTEKVNSGSLNNRFGSILSPPRPVGFAQPSFPLLPDMPPMHMTNSHLSNFNMTSLFPEIATALPDGSAMSPLLTIANSSASDSSKQSSNRPAHNISHILGHDCSSAV encoded by the exons ATGTTCCCCTGCACTGAAGCAG ctgaagaaattaaaaagctaCGTAAACAACTGGaagaaattcaaaaagaaaatggccGATATATTGAATTACTGAAAGCAAATGACATATGCTTATATGATGACCCCACAATCCACTGGAAAGGAAATCTCAAAAACTCAAAGGTCTCTGTTGTTATTCCCGGCGACCAGGTTCAGAAAAACATTATTGTTTATTCCAATGGGAGTCAGCCTGGCGGAAACAGCCAGGGCACAGCTGTTCAGGGGATAACCTTTAATGTCGGTCATAATTTACAAAAGCAAACTGCCAATGTGGTGCCAGTACAGAGGACTTGCAATCTTGTGACTCCTGTGTCTATTTCTGGAGTTTACCCTGCTGAAAACAAGCCGTGGCATCAGACTACAGTTTCGGCATTGGCTGCCAACCAGCCTGTTCCTCTTTGTCTTCCTGCTACCATTTCTGCTcaaaatattcttgagctttccACCTCCGAAAGCGAATCAAGTGTGCTTGGTGCCACCAGTGGCTCACTGATTGCTGTCCCCATTGGGCCTGAACCTCACCAACATCGTTCCTTGCACACAAGTCTAAATGATCAAAACTCTTCTGAAAAGAATGGGCAAGAGAGCCCgaaattattgaagaaaatggTCCCTTGTGCCACAAGCATCCCTTCCAGCTCCTCAGCACCTGCCACTAAAGTGACTTATGGAGGCAAGTCCTGCCTGAGCACACAGGACTTCAGAAGTGATTTTCAAACCACTGTTGTTGTTTCAGTTCCCACCACCGTCTGCTCCCAGCCTCCCAGATCTGCAGGTGACTCTTGTGCAGTGAGCATTAGCAAGGGTGCAGGCTCGACAAGTGTTACGGCAGTGGTGGCCCCGTCTGCCCCTGGAGGAGGGAAGACTACCACTCCTGTAAGCGGTCTTTCTGCAAACCCTTTGGATAATGGTTGGACTCCTTCTTGTTCTTTGCCTTCTTCAGCTGTTAGTGCTTcagatttgaaaaacattaatagCCTTACCCGAATTTCCTCAGCTGGAAACACGCAGACAACGTGGACTACTTTGCAAATGGCGGGAAACACTATTCAGCCCTTAAGCCAGACACCGTCTTCTGCTGTGACTCCAGTATTAAATGAGTCTGGTACTAGCCCCACCGCAACCCACCACAGTAGACACGTGGCTACAGGCATCAACTTGAATAATTCCTTTCCAGCAGATGGGCAGCCAGTTGAGCAAGTAGTTGTAACCTTGCCTTCTTGTCCATCTTTACCTATGCAGCCACTAATTGCCCAGCCACAAGGTAAATCTCAGCCTCCAAAAAATATCCTTCCATTGAATTCAGCAATGCAAGTGATTCAGATGGCTCAGCCGGTCGGGTCAACTGTGAACGCAGCTCCAGCTAATCCAAACGTCATCATTCTTCAGCCGCCCAGCACCACCCCGTGCCCAACAGTTATGAGGGCAGAGGTTCCCAACCAAACTGTAGGTCAACAGATAGTAATCATACAGGCAGCTAATCAGAATCCTTTGCCACTCCTCTCAGCTCCACCTCCTGGTTCTGTTCGACTCCCTGTCAATGGAGCCAATGCTATAATAGGGTCGAATTCAGTGCAAAATGTTTCGACCCCACAAACTTTTGGAGGAAAGCATCTTGTCCACATATTACCAAGACCTTCATCTTTATCAACATCTAATTCAACACAAACTTTTTCTGTTACCATGTCAAACCAGCAACAGCCTCAAACCATTTCTTTAAATGGACAGCTCTTTGCTTTGCAGCCTGTGATGTCTTCATCAGGAACTACAAACCAAACCCCTATGCAAATTATTCAACCCACCACCAGCGAAGATCCAAATACCAATGTTGCCCTGAATACATTTGGCGCTTTGGCCAGCCTCAATCAAAGCATATCACAGATGGCTGGGCAAAGCTGTGTACAACTGTCTCTTAGCCAGCCTGCCAATCCCCAAATTGCTGCAAATAGTCAAACCACCCCAGCTAACTGTGTTTCATTAACAGCAAGTGTAGCATCACCCATGACAACAGAGAATTCAGCCACACTACCCAGTATTTATAATCTTGTGACTGCCCCCTCAGTAAACACTGTAGCTTGTTTGCCTAACGTGAAGTCAAAAAGGTTGAATAAGAAGCCGGGTGTCAAGAAACACTTAGCCTCTAGCAAGTCGGCCTGCTCCCTGAACCCAGTCCGAGATGTGGGCAAGGCAGATGGCCCCAGCACTGGAGGCTCAGCAGAGCCACCTTGTGACGATGGGCTGCTGGAAAACCCTCCTGTTGTGTTACCATCTGTCACTATGTCCCAGGCAAAGAGTGTTGTAAGTGTTTCTGGTTCCCATTCTCTGGATGGTCTGCATTCTGAGTCGGCGATACCTGAGTCTGTATCCAAATCTAAGGCACCAGGAGAGTCTAACTCACCCTCACAAGAGTCAGTAACAAATGAACATTTTGCAGTGGCCCCTACAAAATCCAAAGATTCTACCCCCATTTTGCAACGAGAGACATCTCAGGATAAGACACCAACTAGTTTGGCATTGTCAGATGCTGCCAAATCCTGTACTTCAGCCAATGTGTTGATTCCATCTCCAAATGATCCCCACATTTTGGTTCCTCAGGTTTCTGGTTTATCATCTACCACGAGCACTACAAGTACTGACTGTGTTTCTGAGGTAGAAATCATTGCTGAACCTTGCAGGGTTGAGCAAGATTCATCAGACACAGTGCAAACCACAGGTCTCTTCAAGGGCCAAGGTTTAACGGCATTGCTATCTGGTCTTGCAAAAGAAAAAGACCCTCAGAAATCTCTGTCAGTCCAGGTGGACCATCCTGACTTTTCTCCAGAAAATTCTAAAATGGTGGATTCAAGTGTTGATTTACATCCCAGACAGGAGCTGTTGCTGATGAACAGTGATGATAGAGACCCAGGACAGCCTCCTTCCTGTACCCCGGATCAGGAGGTCATTCATGGTTCTTTACTCACCAGTAGGCAGTCTGACTCTCCCATGTCAACCAGCTCTGGCAGTAGTCGTAGTTTCTCAGTTGCATCCATGCTTCCTGAAACAGCTAGAGAGGATGTCACCAGCCATGCAACAGTTAATACCTGTGACAACTGTACCTTCACAGAGCAAACTGACATAGTCGCTCTTGCAGCAAGAGCTATTTTTGACCAGGAGAACCTTGACAAGGGAAGAGCTGGCACTCAGGCTGATGTAAGGGAAGTGACTTCAAAGCCCTCTGAAGCATCATCTTTAGAAGGAGACCAGCCGTTCAAAACACAGATCTCTAAAGATAGTGGCCCAGGACAGGCAGAAGCAACACCAAGTGAATTTAATTCTCAGGATTCAGTTGAAGCAACTGTGAATAGGCCCCTAGAAAAACCAAGTTGTTCTGTAGGAATTAAAACATCAAATGCCTCTTTACAGGTTTCGACTTCTCAGCCACCGAGCATCACCAGTTTAAGTGTGAATAATCTGATCCATCAAAGCAGCGTCAGCCATCCTCTCGTCAGCTGTGCTGGTTTACCCCAAACTACAGAGCAAACAACTGTTCCTGCTACGGTTAATCTGACTGTTTCATCTAGCTCCTATGGCAATCAGCCTCCTAGACCATCTCTGATGACTGAATATTCCCAAGAACAGCTAAACACTCTGAGTGGTACCATACCGAATCCACAGATTCAAGAGCCACTCTTAAAGCCAAGTCATGAAAGCCGTAAAGACTCTGCTAAGCGTTCTGTCCAAGATGACCTTCTGCTGTCTTCAGCTAAACGTCAAAAGCTGTGTCAGCCAGCCCCCCTCAGGCTTGAAGGTATGTCCCTGATGAGCCAAACTCCAGACACTATTTCTGATCAAACGCAAATGATGGTAAGTCAGATGCCTCCCAATTCTTCCAACTCTGTTGCGCCTATTAGCACCCCAGCACATGGAGATGGCCTCACACGATTATTTCCACCTAGTAACAACTTTGTGGCCCCTGCATTGAGGCAAACTGAAGTGCAGTGCGGTTCTCAGCCTTCAGTTGCTGAGCAGCAGCAAACCCAGGCCAGTCAACATCTACAGGCCCTGCAACAGCATGTGCCAGCTCAGGGGGTGTCTCACCTGCATAGCAACCATCTCTACttaaagcagcagcagcagcagcagcagcagcagcagcagcagcagcagcagcagcaggcagggCAGTTACGAGAGAGGCATCACTTATATCAGCTGCAGCATCACATAGCTCATGCAGAGACCTCTGTCCACTCTCAGCCCCATAATGTCCACCAACAGAGAACTCTGCAACAGGAAGTTCAGATGCAGAAGAAGAGGAATCTTGTTCAGGCCACTCAGGCCTCACAGCTTTCCTTACAATCAAAGCACCATGGAACTGACCAGTCCCGCCCCAAGAGTGGTCAGCCACATCCCCACCATCAGCAGATGCAGCCACAGATGCAGCAACACTTTGGAAGCTCCCAGCCAGAGAAGAGCTGTGACAACCCTTCAACTAGCCGGAACCACCATAACCATCCCCAGAACCATCTCAGTCAAGATATCATGCACCAGCAGCAGGACCTTGGGAGCAGGCAGCAAGGTTCAGGCGTATCTTCTGAACATGTATCTGGGCATAATCCAATGCAGAGGCTCTTGACATCCAGAGGCATAGAGCAGCAAATGGTGTCCCAGCCGAGTATTGTGACTAGACCTTCAGACATGACCTGTACTCCGCACAGGCCAGAGAGAAATAGAGTTTCAAGTTATTCGGCTGAGGCACTCATTGGAAAGACATCTTCTAATTCAGAGCAGAGAATGGGTATATTGATTCAGGGTTCTAGAGTTTCAGATCAGCTTGAAATGAGAAGTTATATTGATGTTCCCAGAAATAAGAGTTTGGCCATTCATAATATGCAGGGTCGTGTGGACCATACAGTTGCCTCAGAGATCCGCCTTTCTGACTGTCAGACATTTAAACCAAGTGGAGCCAGTCAGCAGCCCCCGGGTAATTTTGAAGTACAGTcttcaagaaataatgaaataggtAACCCTGTGTCTTCATTGAGGAGTATGCAGTCCCAGGCTTTTCGAATTAGTCAAAACCCTGGTCCACCACCAATCGACCGCCAAAAGAGATTACCTTATCCACCAGTTCAGAGCATCCCAACAGGAAATGCAGTCCCACCAAGGGACAGTGAAAACACGTGTCATCAAAGTTTCATGCAGAGTCTGCTTGCCCCTCACCTTGGTGATCAGGTCATTGGGAGCCAGAGATCACTTTCAGAACATCAAAGGAATACACAGTGTGGTCCATCCCCTGCAATTGAATATAATTGCCCCCCAACTCACGAAGGAGTCCATATTAGAAGAGAGACTGAGAATCAGAATAGGGAAAGTTGTGACATGTCCCTAGGTGCAATTAACACCAGGAATAGCACCTTGAATATCCCTTTCTCGAGTTCTTCTTCCTCAGGAGATATTCAAGGTCGGAACACAAGCCCCAATGTTTCTGTACAGAAGTCCAATCCCATGCGGATCACTGACAGTCATGGGGCCAAGGGCCACATGAACCCTCCTGTCACAACGAACATGCATGGGGTTGCGAGGCCAGCCTTGCCACATCCGTCCGTGTCTCATGGAAATGCTGATCAGGGGCCTCCTGTACGTCAGACTAATTCTTCAGTTCCCCAGCGATCAAGACATCCTTTGCAAGACAGCAGTGGTTCCAAAATCCGTCAGCCTGAAAGGAATCGTTCTGGAAACCAGAGGCACACTAATGTCTTTGATCCAAgtcttccccacctccctctgtcTACCAGTGGCAGTATGATCCTTGGACGCCAACAGCCCACTacagaaaagagaggaagcaTCGTTCGCTTCATGCCTGACAGCCCACAAGTACCTAATGAGAATTCGGCACCTGACCAGCATACACTGTCACAaaattttggttttccttttatcCCCGAGGGTGGCATGAATCCACCAATCAATGCTAATACTTCTTTCATTCCACAGGTCACTCAGCCTAGCGCCACTCGAACTCCAGCCCTCATTCCTGTAGATCCCCAAAATACTCTACCTTCCTTCTATCCCCCGTACTCTCCTGCTCATCCTACACTGTCCAATGATATTTCGATCCCCTATTTTTCAAATCAAATGTTCTCAAATCCTAGCACAGAGAAGGTAAACAGTGGAAGTTTAAATAACCGATTTGGATCAATTCTATCTCCTCCAAGACCTGTTGGCTTTGCTCAACCAagttttcctcttctccctgatATGCCACCAATGCACATGACCAACTCTCACTTATCCAATTTTAATATGACATCTTTGTTTCCAGAAATAGCTACAGCTCTTCCTGATGGCTCAGCAATGTCACCTTTGCTTACAATAGCAAACTCCTCTGCCTCTGACTCTTCCAAACAGTCCTCAAACAGACCTGCCCACAACATAAGCCATATTTTAGGTCATGACTGCAGTTCAGCTGTTTAA